Proteins found in one Massilia sp. H6 genomic segment:
- the gmd gene encoding GDP-mannose 4,6-dehydratase, whose protein sequence is MHTTKRALITGITGQDGAYLAQILLEKGYHVTGTYRRSSSVNFWRIEELGIEKHPNLSLVEYDLTDLSSSIRLVENARPDEVYNLAAQSFVGVSFEQPLATASITGLGAVNLLEAIRIVNPKIRFYQASTSEMFGKVQAIPQIEDTPFYPRSPYGVAKLYAHWMTVNYRESYDIFGSSGILFNHESPLRGREFVTRKITDSVAKIVLNKLDVLELGNLDAKRDWGYAKEYVEGMWRILQADEPDTFVLATNRTETVRDFVTMAFKSASIDLEFSGSGENETGHCVRTGKALVRVSPKFYRPAEVELLIGDPAKAKRVLGWEPKTTLEELCQMMVDADLRRNEIGFSF, encoded by the coding sequence ATGCACACAACAAAAAGAGCCCTGATCACTGGTATCACCGGCCAGGATGGCGCCTATCTGGCCCAGATCCTGCTGGAAAAAGGTTATCACGTGACCGGCACCTACCGCCGCTCCAGTTCCGTCAACTTCTGGCGGATCGAAGAACTTGGTATCGAGAAGCACCCGAACCTGTCGCTGGTCGAATACGACCTGACCGACCTGTCATCGAGCATCCGCCTGGTTGAAAATGCCCGCCCTGACGAGGTATACAACCTCGCGGCCCAGAGCTTCGTCGGCGTGTCGTTCGAACAGCCGCTGGCTACGGCCTCGATTACCGGCCTGGGCGCGGTTAACCTGCTCGAGGCGATCCGCATCGTCAACCCGAAGATCCGTTTCTACCAGGCATCCACCTCCGAGATGTTCGGCAAGGTCCAGGCCATCCCGCAGATCGAAGACACCCCGTTCTACCCGCGCAGCCCCTACGGCGTCGCCAAGCTGTACGCGCACTGGATGACGGTGAACTATCGCGAGTCCTACGATATCTTTGGTTCTTCGGGCATCTTGTTCAACCACGAATCGCCGCTGCGCGGCCGTGAGTTCGTCACCCGCAAGATCACCGATTCGGTCGCCAAGATCGTGCTCAACAAGCTCGACGTGCTCGAGCTGGGCAACCTCGACGCCAAGCGCGACTGGGGTTATGCCAAGGAATACGTCGAAGGCATGTGGCGCATCCTGCAGGCCGACGAGCCGGACACCTTCGTGCTGGCGACCAACCGCACCGAGACCGTGCGCGACTTCGTTACCATGGCGTTCAAGAGCGCCAGCATCGACCTCGAATTTAGCGGCTCCGGCGAAAACGAAACCGGCCACTGCGTCCGTACCGGCAAGGCGCTGGTACGCGTGTCGCCCAAGTTCTATCGCCCGGCCGAAGTCGAGCTGCTCATTGGCGATCCGGCCAAGGCCAAGCGCGTGCTTGGCTGGGAGCCAAAGACCACGCTCGAGGAGTTGTGCCAGATGATGGTCGACGCCGACCTGCGCCGCAACGAAATCGGCTTCTCGTTCTGA
- a CDS encoding NADP-dependent malic enzyme, protein MDSSSDKKEELRQQLRAAALEYHMIPRPGKISVTPTKGLLNQRDLALAYSPGVAAPCEEIVKDPANSYKYTARGNLVAVITNGTAVLGLGNIGPLASKPVMEGKGVLFKKFAGIDVFDIEINENDPDKLVDIIAALEPTFGGINLEDIKAPECFYIERQLRERMKIPVFHDDQHGTAIIVGAAILNGLKVVNKDLKSCKLVVSGAGAAALACLDLIVDLGFPIENIFVTDLAGVVYKGRAELMDPDKERFAQETAHRSLAEVIPGADIFLGLSAGGVLKPEMVASMGPNPLILALANPNPEILPEDVKAVRSDAIIATGRSDYPNQVNNVLCFPYMFRGALDCGATTITREMEIAVVHAIADLAHAEQSDIVASAYGITNLSFGPEYLIPMPFDPRLLTHIAPAVARAAQEGGVATRPIADMQAYEETLQQFVYRSGTFMKPLFSVAKAAQAEIKRIVYAEGEDERVLRAVQVVVDEKLARPILVGRPAVLAKRIEKFGLRLKLGEHVDVINPDFDTRYREYWEAYHAIGMRKGVTADLAKLEMRRRHTLIGAMMVHKGDADGLICGTYGNTLMHLYYIDQVLGKRAGTNVYAAMNIIITPERQLAILDTHVNENPNAEEIAEMTIMAAEELERFGIQPRAALLSHSNFGSSNSESAKKMRAALAMVLEKAPNMQVDGEMHGDAAIDAKLRAKVMSNSTLQGDANLLVMPNMDAANISYNLLKTAAGNGIAVGPVLLGCARPVHILTPSATVRRIVNMTALCVVDAVSQR, encoded by the coding sequence ATGGATTCGTCATCGGATAAAAAAGAAGAATTGCGTCAGCAACTGCGTGCTGCAGCGCTCGAGTACCACATGATTCCTCGCCCCGGCAAGATCAGCGTGACCCCCACCAAGGGCTTGCTGAACCAGCGCGACCTGGCCCTGGCGTACTCGCCGGGCGTGGCCGCGCCCTGCGAAGAAATCGTCAAGGACCCGGCCAATTCGTACAAGTACACGGCGCGCGGCAACCTGGTGGCCGTGATCACCAACGGCACCGCCGTGCTTGGCCTGGGCAATATCGGTCCGCTGGCCTCGAAGCCGGTCATGGAAGGCAAGGGCGTGCTGTTCAAGAAATTCGCCGGCATCGATGTCTTCGATATCGAGATCAACGAGAACGACCCGGACAAGCTGGTCGACATCATCGCCGCGCTCGAACCGACCTTCGGGGGCATCAACCTCGAGGACATCAAGGCGCCCGAATGCTTCTACATCGAGCGCCAGCTGCGCGAGCGCATGAAGATCCCGGTCTTCCACGATGACCAGCACGGCACCGCCATCATCGTCGGCGCGGCCATCCTGAACGGCCTGAAGGTCGTCAACAAGGATTTGAAAAGCTGCAAGCTGGTGGTTTCCGGCGCCGGCGCGGCCGCACTGGCCTGCCTCGACCTGATCGTCGATCTTGGTTTTCCGATCGAGAACATCTTCGTCACCGATTTGGCCGGCGTGGTCTACAAGGGCCGTGCCGAACTGATGGACCCGGACAAGGAACGCTTCGCCCAGGAGACGGCGCACCGCTCGCTGGCCGAAGTGATTCCCGGCGCGGATATCTTCCTGGGCCTGTCGGCCGGCGGCGTGCTCAAGCCCGAGATGGTCGCCAGCATGGGGCCGAACCCGCTGATCCTGGCGCTGGCCAACCCGAATCCGGAAATCCTGCCGGAAGACGTCAAGGCGGTGCGCAGCGACGCCATCATCGCCACCGGCCGCTCGGACTACCCGAATCAGGTCAACAACGTGCTGTGCTTCCCCTACATGTTCCGCGGCGCGCTCGACTGCGGCGCCACCACCATTACGCGTGAAATGGAAATCGCGGTGGTGCATGCGATTGCCGACCTGGCGCATGCCGAGCAGTCGGACATCGTGGCCTCGGCCTATGGCATCACCAACCTGTCGTTCGGTCCGGAATACCTGATCCCGATGCCTTTCGATCCGCGCCTGCTGACCCACATCGCCCCGGCCGTGGCCCGGGCCGCGCAGGAAGGCGGCGTAGCGACGCGCCCGATCGCCGACATGCAGGCCTACGAAGAGACGCTGCAGCAGTTCGTGTACCGCAGCGGCACCTTCATGAAGCCGCTGTTCTCGGTGGCCAAGGCCGCCCAGGCGGAAATCAAGCGCATCGTCTACGCCGAAGGCGAGGACGAGCGCGTGCTGCGTGCGGTGCAGGTGGTGGTCGACGAAAAGCTGGCGCGCCCGATCCTGGTCGGCCGTCCGGCGGTGCTGGCAAAGCGCATCGAGAAATTCGGCCTGCGCCTGAAGCTTGGCGAGCATGTCGACGTCATCAACCCCGATTTCGACACCCGCTACCGCGAATACTGGGAGGCCTACCACGCGATCGGCATGCGCAAGGGCGTCACCGCCGACCTGGCCAAGCTGGAAATGCGCCGCCGCCATACCCTGATCGGCGCCATGATGGTGCACAAGGGCGATGCCGATGGCCTGATCTGCGGCACCTACGGCAATACGCTGATGCACCTGTATTACATCGACCAGGTGCTGGGCAAGCGCGCCGGCACCAACGTGTATGCGGCGATGAACATCATCATCACGCCGGAGCGCCAGCTGGCCATTCTCGACACCCACGTCAACGAGAATCCGAACGCCGAGGAAATCGCCGAGATGACCATCATGGCGGCCGAGGAACTCGAGCGCTTCGGGATCCAGCCGCGCGCGGCGCTGCTGTCGCATTCGAACTTCGGCTCGTCCAACAGCGAGTCGGCCAAGAAGATGCGCGCCGCGCTGGCGATGGTGCTTGAAAAAGCGCCGAACATGCAGGTCGATGGCGAGATGCACGGCGACGCCGCGATCGACGCCAAGCTGCGCGCCAAGGTGATGTCGAATTCGACCCTGCAGGGCGACGCCAACCTGCTGGTCATGCCGAACATGGATGCCGCCAACATCTCGTACAACCTGCTCAAGACCGCAGCCGGCAATGGCATTGCCGTCGGCCCGGTGCTGCTGGGCTGCGCACGTCCGGTGCACATCCTGACGCCGTCGGCGACGGTGCGCCGCATCGTCAACATGACGGCGCTGTGCGTGGTCGACGCAGTGTCGCAGCGTTAA
- the thiL gene encoding thiamine-phosphate kinase, whose product MLSEFDLIKQYFQRDRSGRADLGIGDDCALLTPAPGHQLAISTDMLVEDRHFFAGADPFMLGHKSLAVNLSDLAAMGARPLGFTLALSLPGADPAWLDGFSRGLFALADAFDCELVGGDTTKGPLNICITVFGELMPGHALRRDAARIGDDIWISGTLGDARLALAAAWQEVTLGPAAQAQAALRMHMPSPRVALGLALAAQPIAHAALDISDGLVGDLEHILAASRVGATLDADALPAGPVLALQETALRRRFTLAGGDDYELCFTAPVGHRDAVLEAGRRSSTPVTRVGRIEAEPGLRLVDASGARLDLTLRGWDHFS is encoded by the coding sequence ATGCTCTCCGAATTCGACCTCATCAAGCAATACTTCCAGCGCGATCGCTCCGGCCGCGCCGACCTGGGCATCGGCGACGACTGCGCCCTGCTCACCCCGGCGCCGGGCCACCAGCTGGCCATTTCTACCGACATGCTGGTCGAAGACCGGCATTTCTTCGCCGGCGCCGATCCCTTCATGCTTGGCCATAAAAGCCTGGCCGTGAACCTGTCGGACCTGGCGGCGATGGGTGCGCGCCCGCTCGGCTTCACGCTGGCCCTGAGCTTGCCCGGGGCCGATCCCGCCTGGCTCGACGGCTTCTCGCGCGGCCTGTTCGCGCTGGCCGACGCCTTCGACTGCGAACTGGTGGGCGGCGACACCACCAAGGGGCCGCTCAACATCTGCATCACCGTCTTCGGCGAACTGATGCCGGGGCATGCATTGCGGCGCGATGCCGCGCGGATCGGCGACGACATCTGGATTTCCGGGACGCTGGGCGACGCGCGCCTGGCGCTGGCAGCGGCGTGGCAAGAAGTCACGCTCGGTCCCGCTGCGCAGGCGCAGGCGGCGCTGCGGATGCACATGCCGTCACCGCGGGTGGCCCTCGGCCTGGCCCTGGCAGCGCAGCCGATTGCGCACGCCGCGCTCGACATTTCAGATGGGCTGGTGGGCGACCTCGAACATATCCTGGCCGCCTCGCGGGTCGGCGCCACGCTCGACGCCGATGCGCTGCCGGCCGGGCCGGTGCTGGCGCTGCAGGAAACGGCGCTGCGGCGCCGGTTCACGCTGGCGGGCGGGGACGACTACGAATTGTGCTTCACGGCGCCGGTGGGCCATCGCGACGCCGTGCTGGAGGCGGGACGACGCAGCAGCACGCCCGTCACCCGTGTTGGGCGGATCGAGGCGGAGCCGGGCTTGCGGCTGGTCGACGCCAGCGGCGCGCGGCTCGACCTGACACTGCGCGGCTGGGATCATTTCAGTTAA
- a CDS encoding EAL domain-containing protein yields the protein MISLSDIRRARLLVVDDEPVNVQLLEYLLKTTGYENVFSTNDPRQVVSLHLKHRFDLIILDLHMPGMDGFDVMEALKPLESESWLPVLVVTAEPDKKLAALEAGARDFIGKPFDTVEVMTRIRNLLEVRLLHRESHDYGMALEREVRERTAELARFRGAMDATLDAIFLIDTASMAIVDVSDGACRMLGFSRDALLRIDPVALGLGTRELLERHLAADAPAHQVYDSAAAQEGAHALRLDTLPGDIVETELLRAGGQGAVPVEISWKLQDLGKSRMLIAVARDISERLHAQQRLRHMSHYDALTGLPNRTLFFENLNDAIELARDKSWRVAVLCITLDRFKIINDSLGTELGDELLGQFSTRLVRCVRLRESAGRLGGDEFALFLTMTRDQQEAVNMANDVREALRAPFDLHGQHAALTASIGIAMYPEDALEPGNLVKYADAAMVRAKEAGRDGYRFFTAGMNVQVLARLDLELALRGALEDQQFVLYYQPKLELNTGRVSGVEALLRWNRPGYGLVYPAEFVPIMEETGLVVRVGAWIVDEACRQIAAWSSDGLRDLRVAVNVSSRQFVEGDLEGVIRAALERHGVEPALLELELTESALMSNAEHTIEVLGRLRALGIRISIDDFGTGYSSLAYLKRFPIDKLKIDIAFVRDIVTNPDDAAIATAIISMAHSLHMQVIAEGVETRAQMAYLRRHRCDEIQGFHFSRALPAGELARLVQDNRAQPDTPPTHDDKVQTLLVVDDDVNVLTSLHRLFRRDSYRVLTASSPAEGFELLALYRVQVILCDQRMPVMNGTEFLSKVKEMYPETIRIILSGCTGVDTVLDSINRGAIYRFYTKPWHDLQLRENIRLAFRHYWLTYGPYDDRKAPREDESANAD from the coding sequence ATGATTTCATTGTCCGACATCCGCCGCGCGCGCCTGCTCGTGGTCGACGACGAACCCGTCAACGTCCAGTTGCTCGAATACCTGCTCAAGACCACCGGTTACGAGAACGTGTTCAGCACCAACGATCCGCGCCAAGTGGTATCCCTGCACCTGAAGCACCGCTTCGACCTGATCATCCTCGACCTGCACATGCCCGGCATGGACGGCTTCGACGTGATGGAGGCGCTCAAGCCGCTCGAGAGCGAATCATGGCTGCCGGTGCTGGTGGTGACGGCCGAGCCGGACAAGAAGCTGGCGGCCCTGGAGGCCGGCGCGCGCGACTTTATCGGCAAGCCCTTCGATACGGTCGAAGTCATGACCCGGATTCGCAACCTGCTCGAGGTGCGCCTGCTGCACCGCGAGTCGCACGACTACGGCATGGCGCTGGAGCGCGAAGTACGCGAACGCACCGCCGAGCTGGCGCGCTTTCGCGGCGCGATGGATGCGACCCTCGACGCGATCTTCCTGATCGATACCGCCAGCATGGCGATCGTCGACGTCTCCGACGGCGCCTGCCGCATGCTCGGCTTCTCGCGCGATGCGCTGTTGCGGATCGACCCGGTGGCACTGGGCCTGGGCACGCGCGAACTGCTCGAGCGCCACCTCGCGGCCGACGCGCCGGCGCACCAGGTATATGACTCCGCCGCCGCGCAAGAAGGCGCACACGCGCTGCGCCTGGACACCCTGCCGGGCGACATCGTCGAGACCGAACTGCTGCGCGCCGGCGGGCAGGGCGCTGTGCCGGTCGAGATCAGCTGGAAGCTGCAAGACCTGGGCAAGAGCCGCATGCTGATCGCGGTGGCACGCGACATCAGCGAGCGCCTGCATGCGCAGCAGCGCCTGCGCCACATGTCGCACTACGATGCGCTTACCGGTCTGCCGAACCGTACGCTGTTCTTCGAGAATTTGAACGATGCGATCGAGCTGGCGCGCGACAAGAGCTGGCGGGTGGCGGTGCTGTGCATTACGCTCGACCGCTTCAAGATCATCAACGATTCGCTCGGGACCGAGCTGGGCGACGAATTGCTGGGCCAGTTCAGCACCCGGCTGGTGCGCTGCGTGCGCCTGCGCGAATCGGCGGGCCGCCTGGGCGGCGACGAGTTCGCGCTGTTCTTGACCATGACGCGCGACCAGCAAGAAGCCGTGAACATGGCCAACGACGTGCGCGAAGCGCTGCGCGCCCCATTCGACCTGCACGGCCAGCACGCCGCGCTCACCGCCAGCATCGGCATCGCGATGTATCCGGAAGATGCGCTCGAACCGGGCAACCTGGTGAAATACGCCGACGCTGCGATGGTGCGGGCCAAGGAAGCGGGCCGCGACGGCTACCGTTTCTTTACCGCCGGCATGAACGTGCAGGTGCTGGCGCGCCTCGACCTGGAACTGGCGCTGCGCGGCGCGCTCGAAGATCAGCAGTTCGTGCTGTACTACCAGCCCAAGCTCGAGCTCAATACCGGCCGCGTGTCGGGGGTGGAAGCGCTGCTGCGCTGGAACCGGCCGGGCTACGGTCTGGTGTATCCGGCCGAATTCGTGCCGATCATGGAAGAGACCGGGCTGGTGGTGCGGGTCGGCGCCTGGATCGTCGACGAGGCCTGCCGCCAGATCGCCGCCTGGAGCAGCGACGGCCTGCGCGATCTGCGGGTGGCGGTGAACGTCTCGAGCCGCCAGTTTGTCGAAGGCGACCTGGAAGGCGTGATCCGCGCCGCCCTCGAGCGGCATGGCGTGGAACCGGCACTGCTGGAGCTGGAGCTGACCGAAAGCGCACTGATGTCGAACGCCGAGCACACCATCGAGGTACTGGGACGGTTGCGCGCGCTGGGTATCCGGATCTCGATCGACGACTTCGGCACCGGCTATTCGAGCCTGGCCTACCTGAAGCGCTTCCCGATCGACAAGCTCAAGATCGACATCGCCTTCGTGCGCGACATCGTGACCAATCCGGACGATGCGGCGATCGCAACGGCCATCATCAGCATGGCGCACAGCCTGCACATGCAGGTGATCGCCGAAGGGGTCGAGACCCGGGCCCAGATGGCCTACCTGCGGCGCCACCGCTGCGACGAGATCCAGGGGTTCCATTTTTCGCGCGCGCTGCCGGCGGGCGAGCTGGCGCGCCTGGTGCAGGACAATCGCGCCCAGCCCGACACGCCGCCCACGCACGACGACAAGGTGCAGACCTTGCTCGTGGTGGACGACGACGTCAATGTACTGACCTCGCTGCACCGCCTGTTCAGGCGCGATAGTTACCGGGTATTGACGGCATCGTCACCGGCGGAAGGCTTCGAGTTGCTGGCGCTGTACCGGGTGCAGGTGATCCTGTGCGACCAGCGCATGCCGGTGATGAATGGCACCGAGTTCCTCAGCAAGGTCAAGGAGATGTATCCGGAGACCATCCGCATCATCCTGTCCGGCTGTACGGGCGTGGACACGGTGCTCGATTCGATCAACCGCGGCGCGATCTATCGCTTCTATACCAAGCCCTGGCACGACCTGCAGCTGAGGGAGAATATCCGGCTGGCGTTCCGGCATTACTGGCTGACCTATGGGCCCTATGATGACCGCAAGGCGCCGCGGGAAGACGAGAGCGCGAACGCTGATTGA
- a CDS encoding ATP-binding protein, producing the protein MSARHSIRAKLVTAVMTTTLAALLVSIAIIIGYDLRSYHRTLVNDLATQAELVGHMTSAALSFDDPRLANENLALLRTRPQVRAAAIYDASGALFASYRARGEERALPAALAAADPDHVDDDDMIIQQRIVENGDIVGTVYLRAENQLLARTIDYLSIAAGVTLLAMGVAWLLVRRMGHVVTAPIVAITEIAREVVATRDYSRRAPRISDDEAGELVDSFNAMLTEIEGRTRELETSSADIAHEVQERSRAQQEVMRLNEQLEHRVDERTLQLALANAELANAIEQARSANQAKSAFLSSMSHELRTPLNAILGFAQILTSDTLPSTLEQKKEFANHILKSGRHLLTLINEILDLAKVESGTVTLSMEPVPLADTLRECHAMVAPIAAARGVRMLFPEAPGAVVLADRTRLTQVLLNLLSNAVKYNRDDGAVVLSCEQVGPGKLRMAVHDTGSGLDAEQVASLFQPFNRLGQEGGNQEGTGIGLVVTRRLVELMGGEMGVTSSPGVGSVFWIELSTTAPLAAPLQPGAAAVLPAALAAPGQGEPRRDPHVILYIEDNPANLRLIEEIVRFRADLQLLSAPDGRVGLSLARCHHPEIILLDLNLPGLSGIEVLRQLRADPATAAIPVIALSANAMSRDIERSQEAGFNRYLTKPIDIDQFTEAINSTLAALHPVGAQPAGRKAE; encoded by the coding sequence ATGAGCGCGCGCCATTCGATCCGTGCCAAGCTGGTGACGGCGGTCATGACGACCACGCTCGCGGCGCTGCTGGTGTCGATTGCGATCATCATTGGCTACGACCTGCGCAGCTACCACCGCACCCTGGTCAACGACCTCGCTACCCAGGCCGAGCTGGTAGGGCACATGACCTCGGCCGCGCTGAGCTTCGACGATCCGCGCCTGGCCAATGAAAACCTGGCGCTGCTGCGCACCCGTCCGCAGGTGCGCGCCGCCGCCATCTACGACGCCAGCGGCGCGCTGTTCGCCTCTTACCGCGCCAGGGGCGAGGAGCGCGCGCTGCCGGCCGCGCTGGCGGCGGCCGACCCGGACCACGTCGACGACGACGACATGATCATCCAGCAACGCATCGTCGAGAATGGCGACATCGTCGGCACCGTCTACCTGCGCGCTGAAAACCAGCTATTGGCGCGCACTATCGACTACCTGAGCATTGCCGCCGGGGTAACGCTGCTGGCGATGGGCGTGGCCTGGCTGCTGGTGCGCCGCATGGGGCATGTCGTGACCGCGCCGATCGTGGCCATCACCGAGATCGCGCGCGAGGTCGTCGCCACGCGCGACTATTCGCGCCGCGCCCCGCGCATCAGCGACGACGAGGCGGGCGAGCTGGTCGACTCTTTCAATGCGATGCTCACCGAGATCGAAGGACGTACGCGCGAACTTGAAACTTCCAGCGCCGACATCGCGCACGAGGTCCAGGAACGCTCGCGCGCCCAGCAGGAAGTGATGCGCCTGAACGAACAGCTCGAGCACCGCGTCGACGAGCGCACGCTGCAGCTGGCACTGGCCAATGCCGAACTGGCCAACGCGATCGAGCAGGCGCGCAGCGCCAACCAGGCCAAGTCGGCCTTTTTGTCCTCGATGAGCCACGAGTTGCGCACGCCGCTCAACGCGATCCTTGGATTCGCCCAGATCCTCACGTCCGACACGCTACCCTCGACCCTCGAGCAAAAAAAGGAATTCGCCAACCATATTCTCAAGTCCGGGCGCCACCTGCTTACCTTGATCAACGAAATCCTCGACCTGGCCAAGGTGGAGTCGGGCACGGTGACGCTGTCGATGGAGCCGGTGCCGCTGGCCGACACGCTGCGCGAATGCCACGCCATGGTGGCGCCGATCGCGGCTGCGCGCGGGGTGCGCATGCTGTTTCCCGAAGCACCCGGTGCGGTGGTGCTGGCCGACCGCACGCGCTTGACGCAGGTGCTGCTCAACCTGTTGTCGAACGCGGTGAAATACAACCGCGACGACGGCGCCGTGGTCTTGAGCTGCGAGCAGGTCGGCCCGGGCAAGCTGCGCATGGCGGTGCATGATACCGGCAGCGGCCTCGATGCGGAGCAGGTGGCGAGCCTGTTCCAGCCCTTTAACCGGCTGGGCCAGGAGGGCGGCAACCAGGAGGGCACCGGAATCGGCCTGGTCGTGACCCGGCGCCTGGTCGAACTGATGGGCGGCGAGATGGGCGTTACCAGCAGCCCGGGCGTGGGCAGCGTGTTCTGGATCGAGCTATCCACGACTGCGCCGCTGGCGGCGCCGCTGCAGCCTGGCGCAGCAGCGGTACTGCCGGCGGCGCTGGCCGCGCCGGGCCAAGGCGAACCGCGGCGCGACCCGCATGTGATCCTGTATATCGAGGACAATCCGGCCAACCTGCGCCTGATCGAAGAGATCGTGCGCTTTCGCGCCGACCTGCAGCTGCTGTCGGCGCCCGACGGCCGCGTCGGCCTGTCGCTGGCGCGCTGCCACCATCCCGAGATTATCCTGCTCGACCTGAACCTGCCCGGCCTGAGCGGCATCGAGGTGCTGCGGCAGTTACGCGCCGACCCGGCCACCGCGGCCATTCCGGTGATCGCCCTGAGCGCCAACGCCATGTCGCGCGATATCGAGCGCAGCCAGGAGGCAGGGTTCAACCGTTACCTGACCAAACCGATCGACATCGACCAATTCACCGAAGCGATCAACAGTACGCTGGCGGCGCTCCATCCCGTGGGAGCGCAGCCGGCCGGAAGGAAGGCCGAATGA
- a CDS encoding CinA family protein, with translation MLATAESCTGGGVSQAITDIAGSTGWFDCGFVTYSNASKSELLDVPAALIAQFGSVSEEVAGKMAEGALASSTADVALSTTGIAGPTGAVPGKPVGTVCFGWARGDSTFTERLVFQGDRQSVREQAVAHALRGLLRFIE, from the coding sequence ATGCTGGCCACCGCCGAGTCCTGCACCGGCGGCGGCGTTTCCCAGGCCATTACCGACATTGCCGGCTCTACCGGCTGGTTCGACTGCGGCTTCGTCACCTATTCCAACGCCTCCAAGAGCGAACTGCTGGACGTTCCGGCCGCGCTCATCGCGCAGTTCGGTTCAGTCAGCGAAGAGGTCGCCGGCAAGATGGCCGAAGGCGCGCTGGCCAGCAGCACCGCCGATGTCGCGCTGTCGACTACCGGTATCGCGGGCCCGACCGGCGCGGTGCCGGGCAAGCCGGTGGGCACGGTCTGCTTCGGCTGGGCGCGCGGCGACTCCACCTTTACCGAGCGGCTGGTGTTCCAGGGCGACCGCCAGTCGGTGCGCGAGCAGGCCGTCGCGCATGCGCTGCGGGGCCTGCTGCGCTTCATCGAGTAA
- a CDS encoding metallophosphoesterase, with translation MFAARRWLGGLALLAAASPTWASADTSAGSAAYTVYAAGDIARCKHPDPRWSGAAATAHLVESLLRADPQSAVLSLGDHTYPRGTAAEFRDCYGPTWGRFRARTWPTPGNHEYATAGARPYFDYFGTRAGSAERPYYSLRLGSWQVISLDSNLKGAAHAAQIAWLRTELQRQPAACTLAFWHHPLYSSGGHPPPGRMRDAFALLHQAGAELVLSGHDHDYERFAPQDANGRIDRQRGLRQFVVGTGGAYATPFIFFAPNSEVREASYDGVLALRLLDGAYEWRFLPADPGKVPAAARLDHGRSSCH, from the coding sequence ATGTTCGCCGCGCGCCGCTGGCTGGGCGGCCTGGCACTGCTCGCCGCTGCCAGTCCAACGTGGGCATCTGCCGACACCAGTGCCGGCAGCGCCGCCTATACCGTCTATGCGGCTGGCGACATTGCGCGCTGCAAGCACCCGGACCCGCGCTGGTCGGGCGCTGCCGCCACTGCCCATCTGGTCGAAAGCCTGTTGCGCGCCGACCCGCAGTCGGCGGTGCTGAGCCTGGGCGACCATACCTATCCGCGCGGCACCGCGGCCGAATTCCGGGACTGCTACGGCCCTACCTGGGGGCGCTTTCGCGCGCGCACCTGGCCCACGCCCGGCAACCACGAATACGCCACCGCCGGCGCCCGCCCTTATTTCGACTATTTCGGCACGCGCGCCGGCTCCGCCGAGCGCCCCTACTACAGCCTGCGGCTGGGCAGCTGGCAGGTCATTTCACTCGACAGCAACCTGAAGGGCGCGGCCCATGCGGCCCAGATCGCCTGGCTGCGCACCGAGCTCCAGCGCCAGCCGGCCGCCTGCACCCTCGCCTTCTGGCACCATCCCCTGTACAGTTCGGGCGGCCATCCGCCGCCGGGCCGGATGCGCGACGCCTTCGCCCTGCTGCACCAGGCCGGTGCCGAACTGGTGCTGTCGGGCCACGACCACGACTACGAGCGCTTCGCGCCGCAAGACGCCAACGGCCGCATCGACCGCCAGCGCGGGCTGCGCCAGTTCGTGGTCGGCACCGGCGGCGCCTATGCTACCCCGTTCATCTTCTTCGCCCCGAACAGCGAAGTGCGCGAGGCCAGTTATGATGGCGTGCTCGCCCTGCGCCTGCTCGATGGCGCCTACGAGTGGCGCTTCCTGCCGGCCGACCCGGGCAAGGTGCCGGCGGCGGCGCGGCTTGACCACGGGCGCAGCAGCTGCCACTAA